A window of the Natronomonas salina genome harbors these coding sequences:
- a CDS encoding UvrD-helicase domain-containing protein, whose amino-acid sequence MVDFEDLTDEQQRAADALDRNVSLTAGAGTGKTTTLTQRYVRMLERGLDDEVPEDPEAPLTPDQIVTTTFTERAANELKANVREAINERVEDSDAATYRQWREIADGLDEGYIHTLHGFCARLLREHALSASTVDPGFDTLEEHETRALLEDTVAAVLETHDDHEAVRTLSRQFDRNGLQAVLVDLLQERPGCVTWAKRWADATEADYLEFVNEELHPVSPSVAAERFADPTFCEAVAAVEALVNSPPAALETGGQAWGRALDVLECLDGVDYASGRETLEVRDSFVILCDQLTTGSGDEYSSYTGAKGRWSGADEEKAVFDDAMQTIVDVVEPADHLVSGSIEADKNSVPFVRALAQLALIAHEEYTERKRRRNVVDFTDQIEFALQFLCEEASEDLRAQLREQFAYLMVDEFQDTDPRQWELVKHLTAPNPEAFDAQNVFVVGDAKQSIYRFRNADVTQFDATEAELERANPPGAVAGEDDQLSTNFRTLPDVLAFVNEVFDEVFEADGPAYEAAPQRLEAHRDDPADLAGMEYLAVPTDEDYRARRFADDHEFATARVEHDAELEGMALAARLTQLFDEPAQIYDEDGDVDDSEPRDVEPDDVAILLRSRTHLKRYERALEAEHIPFTVASGVGFYETTEVTALVNLLKALADPADERALYGALRSPLFGLSDDTLALLKRDGEALWDALGEADQEELADAYGLLSAWRSRAGLGPDPEQHLDGSWAAFLSQIIADTGYLASVSADERGRQAVANVDKFREQLRAYTEDGVTSLATLVDRIERQRDLGGGEGEATIQGGGDGVQILTVHDAKGMEFPVVVVPGLDKGFNMRAAVGDGRVEFEEVDDEAYAVGLKAPDPDDPFDMTGTIAREALKERRRAEERAEEKRVLYVACTRARDRLLLSGTHDLDGDGDEVLTMTDVKDGDPEEAGSWRDWVQPHVLTDTVLEALEERDRITKTVGDASVTISLPTPAADWTGNAAAPDLQLELSETPSQPPRQFYLTPTDLASLFDGWGSLVVDEWTNTVRYQSEEETDASGTGEEAGPPDDLESTVFGEMVHRLCELRPPSDQWDAVIERTHEAEDSEVELTDAMRQRVRDHASRAMEFVDGLHERHEVAYTYDELSVTASFDHGEVSGLIDHLVVTPDAYHVVDYKTNDITEAEVEEKAEYYRTQLEAYAIALHQQDSNRDVLATLYFTSPEVPHEFEWDADELNELRSKTVDRIASELDTLESR is encoded by the coding sequence ATGGTCGACTTCGAGGACCTCACGGATGAGCAACAACGCGCAGCAGATGCCCTCGACCGGAACGTCTCGCTCACCGCCGGCGCCGGGACGGGGAAGACGACGACGCTGACCCAGCGGTACGTCCGGATGCTGGAACGGGGACTCGACGACGAGGTACCGGAGGACCCGGAGGCGCCGCTGACGCCCGACCAGATCGTCACGACGACGTTCACCGAGCGGGCAGCGAACGAACTGAAGGCGAACGTCCGCGAGGCCATCAACGAGCGTGTCGAAGACTCCGATGCGGCGACGTATCGACAGTGGCGGGAGATCGCCGACGGTCTCGACGAGGGATACATCCACACACTGCACGGCTTCTGTGCGCGACTGCTCCGCGAGCACGCCCTATCAGCCTCGACGGTCGACCCTGGCTTCGACACGCTCGAGGAGCACGAGACGCGGGCACTACTGGAGGACACGGTCGCGGCGGTGCTAGAGACCCACGACGACCACGAGGCGGTCCGCACGCTCTCCCGGCAGTTCGACCGGAACGGCCTCCAGGCCGTCCTCGTCGACCTGCTCCAGGAGCGTCCGGGTTGCGTGACGTGGGCCAAGCGATGGGCGGATGCGACCGAGGCCGACTATCTCGAGTTCGTCAACGAGGAACTGCACCCCGTCTCGCCCTCCGTAGCTGCCGAGCGGTTCGCCGACCCTACATTCTGCGAGGCGGTCGCCGCGGTCGAGGCTTTGGTCAACTCGCCACCGGCGGCACTCGAGACCGGCGGGCAGGCCTGGGGCCGTGCGCTGGACGTCCTCGAGTGCCTCGACGGCGTCGACTACGCTTCCGGTCGCGAGACTCTCGAGGTCCGGGACAGCTTCGTCATCCTCTGTGACCAGCTGACGACGGGCTCCGGCGACGAGTACAGCAGCTATACGGGGGCCAAGGGGCGCTGGAGCGGTGCGGACGAGGAGAAGGCCGTCTTCGACGACGCCATGCAGACGATCGTCGACGTCGTCGAACCCGCCGACCACCTCGTCTCTGGCTCCATCGAGGCCGACAAGAACAGCGTCCCCTTCGTCCGGGCGCTCGCCCAACTCGCGCTCATTGCCCACGAGGAGTACACCGAGCGCAAGCGCCGGCGGAACGTCGTGGACTTCACCGACCAGATCGAGTTCGCCTTACAGTTCCTGTGCGAGGAGGCCTCCGAAGACCTCCGAGCACAACTCCGCGAGCAGTTCGCCTACCTGATGGTCGACGAGTTCCAGGATACCGACCCGCGGCAGTGGGAACTCGTCAAGCACCTCACGGCGCCGAACCCCGAAGCGTTCGATGCGCAGAACGTGTTCGTCGTCGGCGACGCGAAACAGAGCATCTACCGCTTCCGGAACGCCGACGTCACGCAGTTCGACGCGACCGAAGCGGAGCTCGAACGGGCGAACCCACCTGGCGCAGTAGCTGGCGAGGACGATCAGCTCTCGACGAACTTCCGGACGCTCCCCGACGTCTTGGCGTTCGTCAACGAAGTGTTCGACGAGGTGTTCGAGGCGGACGGTCCTGCGTACGAGGCTGCACCGCAGCGACTCGAAGCCCACCGGGACGACCCCGCCGACCTCGCAGGGATGGAATACCTCGCGGTCCCGACCGATGAGGACTATCGGGCGCGGCGGTTCGCCGACGACCACGAGTTCGCCACGGCGCGCGTCGAGCACGATGCGGAACTCGAGGGGATGGCCCTGGCCGCGCGCCTGACCCAGCTCTTCGACGAGCCCGCACAGATCTACGACGAAGACGGTGACGTCGACGATTCCGAGCCGCGGGACGTCGAGCCGGATGACGTTGCGATCCTGCTCCGCAGCCGAACCCACCTCAAGCGGTATGAGCGGGCGCTCGAGGCGGAGCATATCCCGTTCACCGTGGCCTCCGGTGTCGGGTTCTACGAGACCACGGAGGTAACCGCACTGGTGAACCTGCTGAAGGCACTCGCCGACCCTGCCGACGAGCGGGCGCTGTACGGCGCGCTCCGGTCGCCGCTGTTCGGCCTGTCCGACGACACTCTGGCGCTCCTGAAACGGGATGGCGAAGCGTTGTGGGACGCTCTGGGCGAGGCTGACCAAGAGGAACTTGCGGACGCCTACGGTCTGCTCTCGGCGTGGCGGTCGCGAGCCGGACTCGGCCCTGATCCCGAACAGCACCTCGATGGATCGTGGGCCGCGTTCCTCTCGCAGATTATCGCCGACACGGGGTATCTCGCGAGCGTCAGCGCCGACGAGCGAGGGCGACAGGCGGTCGCGAACGTCGACAAGTTCCGCGAGCAGCTCCGGGCGTACACCGAGGACGGCGTCACCAGCCTCGCAACGCTCGTCGACCGCATCGAACGGCAGCGCGACCTCGGCGGTGGCGAAGGCGAGGCCACCATCCAGGGCGGCGGCGACGGCGTTCAGATCCTCACCGTCCACGACGCCAAGGGCATGGAGTTCCCCGTGGTCGTCGTCCCGGGGCTCGATAAGGGCTTCAACATGCGTGCCGCGGTCGGCGACGGCCGTGTGGAGTTCGAGGAGGTCGACGACGAGGCGTACGCAGTCGGGCTGAAGGCGCCCGACCCCGACGACCCCTTCGACATGACAGGGACGATCGCCCGAGAGGCGCTCAAGGAGCGACGCCGGGCAGAGGAGCGCGCCGAGGAGAAACGCGTCCTCTACGTGGCCTGTACCCGGGCGCGCGACCGGCTGCTCCTCTCCGGGACGCACGACCTCGACGGCGACGGTGACGAGGTCCTCACGATGACCGATGTGAAGGATGGTGACCCGGAGGAGGCCGGCAGCTGGCGTGATTGGGTGCAACCGCACGTTCTGACGGACACCGTCCTCGAGGCGCTCGAGGAGCGTGACCGGATTACCAAGACCGTCGGCGACGCGAGCGTCACGATCTCGCTGCCCACGCCTGCTGCGGACTGGACTGGGAATGCCGCCGCGCCAGACCTGCAACTGGAGCTCTCCGAAACGCCGTCGCAGCCGCCGCGGCAGTTCTACCTCACGCCGACGGATCTCGCATCACTGTTCGACGGGTGGGGGTCGCTCGTCGTCGACGAATGGACGAACACCGTCCGCTACCAGTCCGAAGAGGAGACCGATGCGTCGGGTACGGGTGAGGAAGCGGGGCCGCCGGATGACCTTGAGTCGACGGTCTTCGGTGAGATGGTCCACCGGCTCTGCGAGCTCAGGCCACCGTCCGACCAGTGGGATGCGGTCATAGAGCGGACGCACGAAGCCGAGGACTCCGAGGTGGAGCTCACCGACGCTATGCGCCAACGAGTCCGCGACCACGCCAGTCGGGCCATGGAGTTCGTCGATGGACTTCACGAGCGCCACGAGGTGGCGTACACGTACGACGAACTCTCAGTCACGGCGTCGTTCGACCACGGGGAGGTCTCGGGGCTGATCGACCACCTCGTGGTTACGCCGGACGCCTACCACGTCGTCGACTACAAGACGAACGACATCACAGAGGCAGAGGTTGAGGAGAAAGCTGAGTATTATCGGACGCAGCTTGAGGCCTATGCGATCGCGCTTCATCAGCAGGATTCCAATCGGGACGTTCTGGCAACGTTGTACTTCACCTCGCCGGAGGTACCGCACGAGTTCGAGTGGGACGCGGATGAATTGAACGAGTTACGCTCGAAGACGGTCGATCGAATCGCTAGTGAGCTCGACACGTTGGAGTCGAGATAG
- a CDS encoding PD-(D/E)XK nuclease family protein, translated as MESHAESIAQIAKAFENIRQEINSGSDWTDLADRYRHTLESDTDLTEWFPSVEAVVLGGFSLFSPLERQLVEAITDAWPTVALLPQVTDTDEAVGVDRGADRGLRAYRELAFEREYVPPGDAERGRTATPRRMYRHRGATESSDDPENVDLVQPETVPQELRYVACDIRSRIADGTDPGDLGIVLVDGGAYHERLVETLAKYDVPATLAIERPFGATALGEVLSELLSLGQSDPTVDSVTSLLSNPLVTIGQDDDAIDHREITRVARRLTSRRLETAYDHLDADTAQAIQEIVDDAKSLRATSLADLPLAVDELLDRLGVVDSIESLPQSPHGRTETDAANKLDRVLETLALTDGVADTDRGDAVERLDRALSGVSLDAETGREDDTVLVCDLDDAAPREFEHAYVLGLTEGHAPSNPERPFYFQPINEAHEDFEQADLQQRARYHFGVLLASEASLTLSVPERSLEGDPYVEADVITELRHVTDLDPESVASEETPPGCCEDVQRSLGSVFAHDGTDEYAPLVDQARETGAFDDAQHRRCQDGVACGAARACDELTPHDGQLSPETVASLHGPAVREPYSPSQLETYATCGFKYYMGTVLDIEEPDDIGLEPDARDRGGYVHDVLEHYYADLQSAPGEPVEIVADRETREAHLLDVALERLEERFDEEATAFQYEWLLGVLAGLSDPDSNPYYGTGNYDGAERGLLVRFLDHEFEEVAKATARPAWFEARVGKSEYGPALREKPVVVDTPAGPVPIHGMIDRVDVVPGTDPTQLVVRDYKTGGTPSETDTLGGFSYQLPIYAHLIEDVLDDVEVVGGAYYQVSPPRDVNHRKGLVASQEHAAWQGSDGVDTPFTRFSKPTFETHRAYRQFVESVLPGRLGELADGMTAGHYHPTVLDPDDAGCRYCGYSDTCDVRPHRRRDVIDEIDDRGVAAYVPLAARDADSSDSLEVQ; from the coding sequence TTGGAATCCCATGCTGAATCTATTGCTCAGATTGCCAAAGCCTTCGAGAATATTCGACAGGAAATCAATAGCGGCTCCGACTGGACAGATCTAGCAGACCGATACCGACACACCCTCGAGAGCGACACCGACCTCACCGAGTGGTTCCCTTCGGTCGAGGCGGTCGTCCTCGGCGGGTTCTCGCTGTTCTCGCCGCTGGAACGCCAACTCGTCGAAGCGATCACCGACGCCTGGCCGACCGTCGCGCTCCTGCCGCAGGTGACCGACACCGACGAGGCGGTCGGCGTCGATCGGGGTGCTGACCGTGGGCTTCGTGCCTATCGGGAATTGGCCTTCGAGCGGGAGTACGTCCCACCGGGCGACGCCGAACGTGGCCGAACCGCAACGCCACGACGGATGTACCGGCATCGCGGAGCCACTGAGTCCTCTGATGACCCGGAAAACGTCGACCTCGTTCAGCCGGAGACGGTTCCCCAGGAACTCCGATACGTGGCCTGCGACATCCGGTCGCGGATCGCCGATGGGACGGACCCGGGCGATCTCGGAATCGTCCTCGTCGACGGCGGGGCGTATCACGAACGCCTCGTCGAGACGCTCGCGAAGTACGACGTCCCGGCGACGCTGGCCATCGAACGCCCGTTCGGTGCGACGGCGCTCGGCGAGGTACTCTCGGAACTCTTGTCGCTCGGCCAGTCGGACCCGACGGTCGACTCCGTGACGTCGCTGCTCTCGAATCCGCTCGTGACCATCGGCCAGGATGACGACGCTATCGACCACCGCGAAATCACCCGCGTAGCGCGACGCCTGACGTCTCGCAGACTGGAGACCGCCTACGACCACCTGGACGCCGACACGGCACAGGCGATCCAGGAGATCGTCGACGACGCGAAATCGCTTCGCGCCACGTCGCTCGCGGACCTCCCGTTGGCGGTCGACGAACTTCTCGACCGGCTGGGCGTCGTCGATAGCATCGAGTCACTCCCGCAGTCGCCGCACGGCCGGACAGAGACGGATGCCGCGAACAAGCTCGATCGCGTGCTGGAGACGCTGGCACTCACCGACGGCGTTGCGGACACCGACCGAGGTGATGCCGTCGAGCGCCTCGACCGCGCCCTCAGCGGCGTCTCCCTCGACGCCGAGACTGGCCGCGAGGACGACACCGTCCTCGTCTGCGACCTCGATGACGCTGCACCCCGGGAGTTCGAGCACGCCTACGTCCTCGGGCTCACCGAGGGCCATGCGCCGTCGAATCCCGAGCGGCCGTTCTACTTCCAGCCGATAAACGAAGCCCACGAGGACTTCGAGCAAGCCGACCTCCAGCAGCGGGCTCGCTACCACTTCGGCGTCCTGCTGGCCAGTGAGGCTTCGCTCACGCTGTCGGTCCCCGAACGCTCCTTGGAGGGCGACCCGTACGTCGAGGCCGACGTGATCACGGAACTGCGCCACGTGACGGACCTCGACCCCGAGTCGGTTGCCTCCGAGGAGACGCCGCCGGGCTGCTGTGAGGACGTCCAGCGCTCCCTCGGTTCGGTCTTCGCCCACGACGGGACCGACGAGTATGCGCCGCTCGTCGATCAGGCACGCGAGACGGGCGCGTTCGACGATGCCCAGCACAGACGCTGTCAGGACGGCGTCGCCTGTGGGGCCGCCCGGGCGTGCGACGAGCTCACCCCACACGACGGCCAGTTGAGTCCAGAGACCGTCGCGAGCCTACACGGGCCGGCCGTCCGGGAGCCGTACAGCCCGAGCCAACTGGAAACCTACGCCACGTGCGGCTTCAAGTACTATATGGGGACGGTGCTGGACATCGAGGAGCCCGACGACATCGGCCTCGAGCCGGACGCCCGCGACCGCGGTGGATACGTCCACGACGTCCTCGAACACTACTACGCCGACCTGCAGTCGGCGCCGGGTGAGCCGGTCGAGATCGTCGCCGACCGCGAGACACGCGAAGCCCACCTCCTTGACGTCGCCCTGGAGCGCCTCGAGGAACGCTTCGACGAAGAGGCCACCGCATTCCAGTACGAGTGGCTGCTCGGCGTGCTTGCCGGCCTGAGCGACCCGGACAGCAATCCCTACTACGGGACCGGCAACTACGACGGCGCCGAACGGGGCTTGCTGGTCCGGTTTCTCGACCACGAGTTCGAGGAGGTGGCGAAGGCGACGGCCCGTCCGGCGTGGTTCGAGGCCCGCGTCGGAAAGTCGGAGTATGGCCCAGCGCTCCGTGAGAAGCCTGTCGTGGTCGATACGCCGGCCGGCCCAGTCCCGATCCACGGGATGATCGACCGTGTCGATGTCGTCCCGGGGACCGACCCGACCCAGCTGGTCGTCCGCGACTACAAGACCGGCGGGACGCCCAGCGAGACCGACACTCTCGGCGGCTTCAGTTACCAGCTCCCGATCTATGCGCACCTCATCGAGGACGTCCTCGATGACGTAGAGGTCGTGGGCGGGGCGTACTACCAGGTCAGCCCGCCGCGTGACGTGAACCACCGGAAGGGACTCGTCGCCTCCCAGGAGCACGCGGCGTGGCAGGGCAGCGACGGGGTCGACACGCCGTTCACCCGGTTCAGCAAGCCGACCTTCGAGACCCACCGGGCGTACCGCCAGTTCGTGGAGTCAGTACTGCCGGGTCGACTCGGGGAACTCGCCGACGGGATGACGGCGGGCCACTACCACCCGACGGTACTCGACCCCGACGATGCGGGCTGTCGGTACTGCGGCTACAGCGATACCTGTGACGTCCGGCCGCATCGTCGCCGCGACGTTATCGACGAGATCGACGACCGCGGCGTCGCCGCGTACGTCCCACTCGCCGCTCGCGATGCGGACTCGAGTGACTCCCTGGAGGTGCAGTGA